One region of uncultured Sulfurimonas sp. genomic DNA includes:
- a CDS encoding permease — protein sequence MWYEFSKEFIYDTVGLQGKLADALHFFIYDTIKIWFLLITIIFAVSFLRTWVNTEYVRAHLQGKSSFYGHVGASLFGIITPFCSCSAIPLFLGFIQARIPIGVTFSYLISAPMNNEIAIAMLFGIFGWEVTSIYIIFGLSVSILGGWLIGKLNMEKEILMDVKPIDGELEATLVKLSMKDRAKEAWSYTLDIFKKIYIYVMIGVGVGAWIHGYIPTDFIASYTGEGNPFAVIIAVLMGIPMYSNAAGVMPLIEVLTSKGMLLGTALSFMMAVTALSLPEALILKKIISLKLIGIFFAIVGSGIIAIGYLFNIIL from the coding sequence ATGTGGTATGAATTCTCAAAAGAGTTTATTTATGATACCGTTGGATTGCAGGGAAAGTTGGCAGATGCTCTACACTTTTTCATATATGACACTATAAAAATCTGGTTTTTGCTAATTACTATTATATTTGCAGTTTCATTTTTGCGAACATGGGTAAATACAGAGTATGTTCGTGCACATTTGCAAGGTAAATCATCATTTTATGGACATGTTGGAGCTTCTCTTTTTGGAATTATCACACCTTTTTGCTCTTGTTCTGCTATACCTCTGTTTTTAGGTTTCATTCAAGCACGAATTCCAATTGGAGTGACATTTAGTTATTTGATTTCAGCACCTATGAACAATGAAATTGCAATAGCAATGTTGTTTGGCATCTTTGGTTGGGAAGTTACATCTATCTATATTATTTTTGGACTTAGTGTTTCTATTTTAGGCGGTTGGCTTATAGGAAAACTAAATATGGAAAAAGAAATTTTAATGGATGTTAAACCAATAGATGGAGAACTTGAAGCAACTTTAGTTAAGTTATCAATGAAAGATAGAGCTAAAGAAGCATGGAGTTATACTTTAGATATATTTAAAAAAATATATATCTATGTGATGATTGGTGTTGGTGTTGGTGCTTGGATACATGGGTACATTCCAACAGATTTTATAGCATCTTACACAGGAGAGGGTAATCCATTTGCTGTTATTATCGCTGTTTTGATGGGGATTCCAATGTACTCTAATGCAGCTGGAGTTATGCCACTTATAGAAGTTTTAACAAGTAAAGGAATGTTGCTTGGAACTGCTCTAAGTTTTATGATGGCGGTTACTGCACTTAGTTTGCCAGAGGCTTTAATACTTAAAAAGATTATTTCACTTAAGCTTATAGGTATATTTTTTGCCATTGTTGGAAGCGGAATAATTGCTATTGGGTATTTATTTAATATTATTTTATAA
- a CDS encoding arsenate reductase ArsC, with product MKKNVLILCTGNSCRSIMAEALINAKLSDSIVAQSSGVKASGSVNPNAKALLEKKGYWKSEYHSKVIERVLDTPFDLVVTVCDHAKESCPMFPKAIKTIHLGFEDPTGKEIKEYEKTLNLIEKELLPIIKEELC from the coding sequence ATGAAAAAAAATGTATTGATTTTATGCACAGGCAATAGTTGTCGTTCCATCATGGCAGAAGCGTTGATAAATGCTAAGTTATCAGACTCTATAGTAGCTCAAAGTTCAGGTGTCAAAGCAAGTGGCAGTGTTAATCCAAATGCAAAAGCACTATTAGAAAAAAAAGGTTATTGGAAAAGTGAGTATCACTCTAAAGTTATAGAGAGAGTATTAGATACTCCATTTGATTTAGTAGTAACTGTATGTGATCATGCAAAAGAGAGTTGTCCTATGTTTCCCAAAGCTATTAAAACCATACATTTGGGTTTTGAAGATCCGACAGGAAAAGAGATTAAAGAGTATGAAAAAACTCTTAATCTAATTGAAAAAGAATTATTGCCAATAATTAAAGAGGAACTTTGTTAA
- a CDS encoding metalloregulator ArsR/SmtB family transcription factor: MEVFLKSAAALNDETRVLLLRFLDKYGECCVCDMQNSLDMIQSRLSRHLKILKEAGFIRVDRKGTWAYYSIRSPLDKFRSEAIAEISCLDIELPKLVKISQNEECKI; the protein is encoded by the coding sequence GTGGAAGTGTTTTTAAAAAGTGCAGCAGCATTAAATGATGAAACAAGAGTACTATTGTTAAGATTTTTGGATAAATATGGAGAGTGTTGTGTTTGTGATATGCAAAACTCACTAGATATGATTCAGTCAAGACTATCGCGCCATCTTAAGATTTTAAAAGAAGCAGGCTTTATAAGAGTAGATAGAAAAGGGACTTGGGCTTATTACTCGATTAGAAGTCCATTAGATAAGTTTAGAAGTGAAGCGATAGCAGAGATTTCTTGTTTGGATATAGAACTTCCAAAGTTAGTAAAAATATCTCAAAATGAAGAGTGTAAGATATGA
- a CDS encoding 4Fe-4S binding protein gives MLSSFLKAFTNLFSKPQTIDYPVTPIEKDKDYRGLIEYGEEECIYCLKCEKACPPGAILFVPVENPPENEKNKKGLKYHYNPHLCIYCHECVRACPKPDEALWQSNKKPPIGIMDDKVNEAWFELEKLKQN, from the coding sequence ATGCTCTCTTCATTTTTAAAAGCTTTTACAAATCTTTTTAGCAAACCACAAACTATTGACTACCCAGTTACGCCCATAGAAAAAGATAAAGATTATAGAGGTCTTATAGAATACGGCGAGGAAGAGTGCATCTACTGTTTGAAGTGCGAAAAAGCTTGTCCACCTGGTGCTATACTTTTTGTACCAGTAGAAAATCCACCCGAAAATGAGAAAAATAAAAAAGGTTTAAAATACCACTACAACCCGCATCTATGCATCTACTGTCATGAGTGTGTAAGAGCCTGTCCAAAGCCAGATGAAGCACTTTGGCAAAGCAATAAAAAACCACCCATTGGAATCATGGATGATAAAGTAAATGAAGCTTGGTTTGAGTTGGAGAAATTAAAACAAAACTAA
- a CDS encoding nickel-dependent hydrogenase large subunit, which translates to MAKKTINIPLGSQHISLLEPVRFKFECENEKIIAVDSDVGFVHRGIEKACSEKFKFDAVGYVVARVCGLCAITHSLSYTASIEKLLDAEITLKAKYLRILLLELDRIHSHMLCLSHTCENAGFEAMFMRIMGDREDIMEIQELLTGNRVQFDFISIGGVNRDLSLEVSKMISLKLELVKQKVLGYIDEFTNNWSLSLKFKGIGALSLDDAFRFNAIGPLARASGMNVDVRNEIDYLPFDEVGYKIQTHSDGDINARNVVRLNEILNSIEMCENILAGLPEGEIFTKVKGKPNGEAIVRFEAPRGELMYYVKGNGKAILERVRIKTPTFASIPAFSHIFKGENYADAPAILASFDPCLSCTAK; encoded by the coding sequence ATGGCAAAAAAAACAATAAATATTCCTCTTGGTTCACAACATATCTCTCTTTTAGAACCTGTTCGTTTTAAGTTTGAGTGTGAAAATGAAAAAATTATCGCTGTTGATTCTGATGTCGGATTTGTGCATCGTGGTATAGAAAAAGCTTGCAGTGAGAAGTTCAAGTTCGATGCTGTTGGTTATGTGGTTGCTAGAGTTTGTGGACTTTGTGCTATCACTCATTCACTCTCATACACTGCATCCATAGAAAAACTCTTAGATGCCGAGATAACTCTCAAGGCTAAATATCTTAGAATACTTTTGCTAGAACTCGACCGCATCCACTCTCACATGCTTTGCTTATCTCACACTTGTGAAAATGCTGGTTTTGAAGCTATGTTTATGAGGATAATGGGCGATAGAGAAGATATTATGGAGATACAAGAACTCTTAACTGGAAACAGAGTGCAGTTTGATTTTATCTCTATCGGTGGAGTGAACAGAGATTTATCTCTTGAAGTATCTAAAATGATATCTTTAAAACTTGAACTTGTAAAACAAAAAGTGCTTGGCTATATAGATGAGTTTACAAATAACTGGAGTTTGTCTTTGAAGTTTAAAGGCATCGGAGCATTGAGTCTTGATGATGCATTTAGATTTAATGCTATCGGTCCACTTGCTCGTGCATCTGGAATGAATGTAGATGTAAGAAATGAGATAGATTACTTGCCATTTGATGAAGTAGGGTACAAAATCCAAACTCATAGTGATGGAGATATAAACGCAAGAAATGTAGTAAGGCTAAATGAGATACTAAACTCCATAGAGATGTGTGAAAACATCTTGGCAGGACTTCCTGAGGGCGAGATATTTACAAAAGTAAAGGGAAAGCCAAATGGAGAAGCGATAGTTCGTTTTGAAGCTCCTAGAGGCGAGTTGATGTACTATGTAAAAGGAAATGGTAAAGCTATTTTAGAAAGAGTTCGCATAAAAACTCCGACCTTTGCATCTATACCTGCTTTTTCTCATATATTTAAAGGTGAGAACTATGCAGATGCTCCTGCTATACTTGCATCTTTTGACCCTTGTCTATCGTGTACGGCTAAGTAG
- a CDS encoding nucleoside deaminase encodes MNKWMKIAYNEATKGMLANDGGPFGAVIVKDNKIISQAHNEVLKTNDPTAHAEMNAIRKASQTLGTFDLSGCVLYTSCMPCPMCLGAIFWARISTVYYGATEEDAARGGFDDKFFYEMLDGKNSDLDLKQLDAKQNAELFDMWLKKRDRKIY; translated from the coding sequence ATGAATAAATGGATGAAAATAGCTTATAACGAAGCAACAAAAGGGATGCTTGCAAACGATGGCGGACCTTTTGGTGCCGTTATAGTCAAAGATAACAAAATAATCTCTCAAGCACATAATGAAGTCTTAAAAACAAATGACCCAACAGCTCACGCTGAGATGAATGCCATAAGAAAAGCTAGTCAAACTCTTGGTACTTTTGACCTCTCAGGCTGTGTTTTATACACAAGTTGTATGCCATGTCCTATGTGTTTAGGCGCTATATTTTGGGCGAGAATTTCTACTGTTTACTATGGAGCTACTGAGGAAGATGCAGCTCGTGGCGGTTTTGATGATAAATTTTTTTATGAAATGCTCGATGGTAAAAACAGCGATTTAGATTTAAAACAGCTAGATGCAAAACAAAACGCTGAGCTTTTTGATATGTGGCTAAAAAAAAGAGATAGAAAGATATACTAG
- a CDS encoding MarR family winged helix-turn-helix transcriptional regulator: MKKKILDAFYEFEEERNKEGIKGTAGITIPMTIICNMLHARGKPIYEEYDLTQAEIDMLISLHVRNDGITAAEVSAGMVFSSGGISKVVKKLELKKLIYKKDSKEDKRSSLIYLEDKGREIVLKCMPQFGENDNYFYDILNETEKDILEKAFKKILYSITEKRENL; this comes from the coding sequence ATGAAAAAGAAAATACTAGATGCATTTTATGAATTTGAAGAAGAAAGAAACAAAGAAGGTATAAAAGGAACTGCTGGAATAACTATTCCGATGACTATAATTTGTAATATGTTACATGCAAGGGGAAAACCAATATATGAAGAATATGATTTAACTCAAGCAGAAATAGATATGTTAATATCTTTACATGTTCGTAATGATGGAATAACAGCAGCAGAAGTTTCTGCTGGAATGGTATTTTCCTCTGGTGGAATTAGTAAAGTAGTAAAAAAACTTGAGTTAAAAAAACTTATCTATAAAAAAGATTCCAAGGAAGACAAAAGAAGCTCACTTATTTACCTTGAGGATAAAGGTAGAGAAATAGTTCTTAAGTGCATGCCCCAATTTGGAGAAAATGATAACTACTTCTATGATATTTTAAATGAAACAGAAAAAGATATATTGGAAAAAGCTTTTAAAAAGATTCTTTATTCTATTACTGAAAAAAGAGAAAATTTATAA